One Bos taurus isolate L1 Dominette 01449 registration number 42190680 breed Hereford chromosome 14, ARS-UCD2.0, whole genome shotgun sequence genomic region harbors:
- the MFSD3 gene encoding major facilitator superfamily domain-containing protein 3 isoform X1 — MAMLGKLLPLAGLYLVQGLPYGLQSGLLPVLLRARGLSLTRVGLAKALYAPWLFKLVWAPLVDKWGSSRGWLALSTAALGLLCGLLATLPPAGPGGAALPVPVAALLLLLNLAAAVQDVALDMLAVRLLEPAELGPGNTVQVVAYKLGAALASGGLLALLPALSWTLLFLLLAATYWLAAAAAWVAPALRQLPVPPPSAHPRPSLRLQQDLLAVPGTLWTAGFVLTYKLGEQGASGLFPLLLLDGGISTAELGLWNGVGAVLCSIAGSSLGGVLLARCWQPLPLLRSVLWFRLGGLAYQTALLFQLNSPRTNPVPGTVLRGEGWATGGRSLGSWALLTHTLPGATLLSLCLQHLLGGLVTTTTFTMMMRCSQLAPSALQATHYSLLATLELLGKLLVGTLAGALADSLGPRLCFSLFLALSATPMLYLGFAPSALA; from the exons ATGGCCATGCTCGGGAAGCTGCTGCCCCTAGCTGGTCTCTACCTGGTGCAGGGCCTGCCCTACGGCCTGCAGTCAGGCCTGCTGCCCGTGCTGCTGCGCGCCCGCGGCCTTTCCCTGACGCGCGTGGGGCTGGCCAAGGCACTGTACGCGCCGTGGCTGTTCAAGCTCGTTTGGGCCCCGCTGGTAGACAAGTGGGGCTCCTCAAGGGGCTGGCTGGCGCTCAGCACGGCTGCCCTGGGCCTGCTGTGCGGGCTGCTGGCAACCCTGCCTCCTGCCGGCCCTGGCGGGGCCGCGCTGCCTGTCCCGGTGGCGGCGCTGCTCCTGCTGCTGAATCTGGCTGCGGCCGTGCAGGACGTGGCCCTGGACATGCTGGCCGTGCGGCTCCTGGAGCCAGCCGAGCTGGGGCCCGGCAACACCGTGCAGGTGGTTGCTTACAAGCTGGGGGCCGCGCTGGCCAGCGGCGGGCTGCTGGCTCTCCTGCCCGCGCTCTCCTGGACGCTGCTCTTCCTGCTCCTGGCCGCCACCTACTGGCTGGCTGCGGCCGCGGCCTGGGTGGCGCCCGCCCTGCGACAGCTGCCTGTACCCCCGCCCTCAGCGCACCCCCGCCCCAGCCTGCGCCTTCAGCAGGACTTGCTGGCCGTGCCTGGGACCCTGTGGACAGCGGGCTTCGTGCTCACCTACAAACTGG GTGAGCAGGGTGCCAGCGGCCTGTTCCCACTGCTCTTGCTGGACGGTGGCATCTCCACTGCAGAGCTGGGGCTGTGGAACGGTGTGGGTGCTGTGCTCTGCTCCATTGCCGGCtcatccctgggtggggtcctgctgGCCAGGTGTTG GCAGCCACTGCCCCTCCTGAGGTCAGTGCTTTGGTTCCGTCTTGGGGGCCTGGCCTACCAGACTGCCCTGCTCTTTCAGCTGAACAGCCCCAGAACCAACCCTGTCCCTGGCACAGTCCTGAGAGGTGAGGGGTGGGCCACAGgggggaggagcctggggtcctgGGCCCTGCTGACCCACACCCTCCCAGGGGCAACCCTGCTGAGCCTGTGTCTGCAGCACCTCCTGGGGGGCTTGGTCACAACCACCACCTTCACCATGATGATGCGCTGCAGTCAGCTGGCACCCAGTGCCCTGCAG GCCACACACTACAGTCTCCTGGCCACTCTGGAGCTGCTGGGGAAGCTGCTGGTGGGCACGCTGGCAGGAGCCCTGGCTGATAGCCTGGGGCCAcgcctctgcttctctctcttcttaGCTCTCTCAGCCACCCCCATGCTGTACCTGGGCTTTGCGCCCAGTGCCCTGGCCTGA
- the MFSD3 gene encoding major facilitator superfamily domain-containing protein 3 isoform X2: MAMLGKLLPLAGLYLVQGLPYGLQSGLLPVLLRARGLSLTRVGLAKALYAPWLFKLVWAPLVDKWGSSRGWLALSTAALGLLCGLLATLPPAGPGGAALPVPVAALLLLLNLAAAVQDVALDMLAVRLLEPAELGPGNTVQVVAYKLGAALASGGLLALLPALSWTLLFLLLAATYWLAAAAAWVAPALRQLPVPPPSAHPRPSLRLQQDLLAVPGTLWTAGFVLTYKLGEQGASGLFPLLLLDGGISTAELGLWNGVGAVLCSIAGSSLGGVLLARCWQPLPLLRSVLWFRLGGLAYQTALLFQLNSPRTNPVPGTVLRGATLLSLCLQHLLGGLVTTTTFTMMMRCSQLAPSALQATHYSLLATLELLGKLLVGTLAGALADSLGPRLCFSLFLALSATPMLYLGFAPSALA, from the exons ATGGCCATGCTCGGGAAGCTGCTGCCCCTAGCTGGTCTCTACCTGGTGCAGGGCCTGCCCTACGGCCTGCAGTCAGGCCTGCTGCCCGTGCTGCTGCGCGCCCGCGGCCTTTCCCTGACGCGCGTGGGGCTGGCCAAGGCACTGTACGCGCCGTGGCTGTTCAAGCTCGTTTGGGCCCCGCTGGTAGACAAGTGGGGCTCCTCAAGGGGCTGGCTGGCGCTCAGCACGGCTGCCCTGGGCCTGCTGTGCGGGCTGCTGGCAACCCTGCCTCCTGCCGGCCCTGGCGGGGCCGCGCTGCCTGTCCCGGTGGCGGCGCTGCTCCTGCTGCTGAATCTGGCTGCGGCCGTGCAGGACGTGGCCCTGGACATGCTGGCCGTGCGGCTCCTGGAGCCAGCCGAGCTGGGGCCCGGCAACACCGTGCAGGTGGTTGCTTACAAGCTGGGGGCCGCGCTGGCCAGCGGCGGGCTGCTGGCTCTCCTGCCCGCGCTCTCCTGGACGCTGCTCTTCCTGCTCCTGGCCGCCACCTACTGGCTGGCTGCGGCCGCGGCCTGGGTGGCGCCCGCCCTGCGACAGCTGCCTGTACCCCCGCCCTCAGCGCACCCCCGCCCCAGCCTGCGCCTTCAGCAGGACTTGCTGGCCGTGCCTGGGACCCTGTGGACAGCGGGCTTCGTGCTCACCTACAAACTGG GTGAGCAGGGTGCCAGCGGCCTGTTCCCACTGCTCTTGCTGGACGGTGGCATCTCCACTGCAGAGCTGGGGCTGTGGAACGGTGTGGGTGCTGTGCTCTGCTCCATTGCCGGCtcatccctgggtggggtcctgctgGCCAGGTGTTG GCAGCCACTGCCCCTCCTGAGGTCAGTGCTTTGGTTCCGTCTTGGGGGCCTGGCCTACCAGACTGCCCTGCTCTTTCAGCTGAACAGCCCCAGAACCAACCCTGTCCCTGGCACAGTCCTGAGAG GGGCAACCCTGCTGAGCCTGTGTCTGCAGCACCTCCTGGGGGGCTTGGTCACAACCACCACCTTCACCATGATGATGCGCTGCAGTCAGCTGGCACCCAGTGCCCTGCAG GCCACACACTACAGTCTCCTGGCCACTCTGGAGCTGCTGGGGAAGCTGCTGGTGGGCACGCTGGCAGGAGCCCTGGCTGATAGCCTGGGGCCAcgcctctgcttctctctcttcttaGCTCTCTCAGCCACCCCCATGCTGTACCTGGGCTTTGCGCCCAGTGCCCTGGCCTGA
- the MFSD3 gene encoding major facilitator superfamily domain-containing protein 3 has translation MAMLGKLLPLAGLYLVQGLPYGLQSGLLPVLLRARGLSLTRVGLAKALYAPWLFKLVWAPLVDKWGSSRGWLALSTAALGLLCGLLATLPPAGPGGAALPVPVAALLLLLNLAAAVQDVALDMLAVRLLEPAELGPGNTVQVVAYKLGAALASGGLLALLPALSWTLLFLLLAATYWLAAAAAWVAPALRQLPVPPPSAHPRPSLRLQQDLLAVPGTLWTAGFVLTYKLGEQGASGLFPLLLLDGGISTAELGLWNGVGAVLCSIAGSSLGGVLLARCWGNPAEPVSAAPPGGLGHNHHLHHDDALQSAGTQCPAGHTLQSPGHSGAAGEAAGGHAGRSPG, from the exons ATGGCCATGCTCGGGAAGCTGCTGCCCCTAGCTGGTCTCTACCTGGTGCAGGGCCTGCCCTACGGCCTGCAGTCAGGCCTGCTGCCCGTGCTGCTGCGCGCCCGCGGCCTTTCCCTGACGCGCGTGGGGCTGGCCAAGGCACTGTACGCGCCGTGGCTGTTCAAGCTCGTTTGGGCCCCGCTGGTAGACAAGTGGGGCTCCTCAAGGGGCTGGCTGGCGCTCAGCACGGCTGCCCTGGGCCTGCTGTGCGGGCTGCTGGCAACCCTGCCTCCTGCCGGCCCTGGCGGGGCCGCGCTGCCTGTCCCGGTGGCGGCGCTGCTCCTGCTGCTGAATCTGGCTGCGGCCGTGCAGGACGTGGCCCTGGACATGCTGGCCGTGCGGCTCCTGGAGCCAGCCGAGCTGGGGCCCGGCAACACCGTGCAGGTGGTTGCTTACAAGCTGGGGGCCGCGCTGGCCAGCGGCGGGCTGCTGGCTCTCCTGCCCGCGCTCTCCTGGACGCTGCTCTTCCTGCTCCTGGCCGCCACCTACTGGCTGGCTGCGGCCGCGGCCTGGGTGGCGCCCGCCCTGCGACAGCTGCCTGTACCCCCGCCCTCAGCGCACCCCCGCCCCAGCCTGCGCCTTCAGCAGGACTTGCTGGCCGTGCCTGGGACCCTGTGGACAGCGGGCTTCGTGCTCACCTACAAACTGG GTGAGCAGGGTGCCAGCGGCCTGTTCCCACTGCTCTTGCTGGACGGTGGCATCTCCACTGCAGAGCTGGGGCTGTGGAACGGTGTGGGTGCTGTGCTCTGCTCCATTGCCGGCtcatccctgggtggggtcctgctgGCCAGGTGTTG GGGCAACCCTGCTGAGCCTGTGTCTGCAGCACCTCCTGGGGGGCTTGGTCACAACCACCACCTTCACCATGATGATGCGCTGCAGTCAGCTGGCACCCAGTGCCCTGCAG GCCACACACTACAGTCTCCTGGCCACTCTGGAGCTGCTGGGGAAGCTGCTGGTGGGCACGCTGGCAGGAGCCCTGGCTGA
- the GPT gene encoding alanine aminotransferase 1, with protein MALRAGEHSQEAANGLKEKVLTLDSMNPYVRRVEYAVRGPIVQRALELEQELRQGVKKPFTEVIRANIGDAQAMGQIPITFPRQVLALCVHPDLLNSPDFPDDAKRRAERILQACGGHSLGAYSISAGVQMIREDVARYIERRDGGIPADPNNIFLSTGASDAIVTVLKLLVTGEGRTRTGVLIPIPQYPLYSAALAEFNAVQVDYYLDEERAWALDVAELRRALRQARDHCRPRALCVINPGNPTGQVQTRECIEDVIRFAYEEKLFLLADEVYQDNVYAESSQFHSFKKVLTEMGPPYAAQQELASFHSISKGYMGECGFRGGYVEVVNMDAAVKQQMQKLRSVRLCPPTPGQVLLDVAVSPPAPSDPSFPRFQAERRAVLAELAAKAKLTEQVFNEAPGIRCNPVQGAMYSFPRVQLPPRAVQRAQELGLAPDMFFCLRLLEETGICVVPGSGFGQREGTYHFRMTILPPMEKLRPLLEKLSQFHAKFTREYS; from the exons ATGGCCTTGAGGGCAGGTGAGCACAGCCAGGAGGCAGCAAATGGGCTGAAGGAGAAGGTGCTGACACTGGACTCCATGAATCCTTATGTCCGGAGGGTGGAGTATGCGGTGCGAGGCCCCATCGTTCAGCGGGCACTGGAGCTGGAGCAGGAGCTGCGCCAG GGCGTAAAGAAGCCCTTCACCGAGGTCATCCGCGCCAACATCGGGGACGCACAGGCCATGGGGCAGATCCCTATCACCTTCCCGCGCCAG GTCCTGGCCCTCTGCGTCCATCCCGATCTCCTGAACAGCCCCGACTTCCCCGACGACGCCAAGAGGAGGGCGGAGCGCATCTTGCAGGCGTGTGGGGGCCACAGCCTGG GGGCCTACAGCATCAGCGCTGGCGTCCAGATGATCCGTGAGGATGTGGCGCGGTACATCGAGCGGCGCGATGGAGGCATTCCTGCCGACCCCAATAACATCTTTCTGTCCACGGGGGCCAGCGATGCCATTGTG ACGGTGCTGAAGTTGCTGGTAACCGGCGAGGGTCGCACGCGCACGGGCGTGCTTATCCCTATCCCTCAGTATCCACTCTACTCCGCCGCGCTGGCCGAGTTCAATGCGGTGCAGGTGGACTACTACCTGGACGAGGAGCGTGCCTGGGCGCTCGATGTGGCCGAGCTGCGGCGCGCGCTGCGCCAGGCGCGTGACCACTGCCGCCCCCGCGCGCTCTGCGTCATCAACCCCGGGAACCCCACCG GGCAGGTGCAGACCCGCGAGTGCATCGAGGACGTGATCCGCTTCGCCTATGAGGAGAAGCTTTTCCTATTGGCCGATGAG GTGTACCAAGACAACGTGTATGCCGAGAGCTCGCAGTTCCACTCGTTCAAGAAGGTGCTCACGGAGATGGGGCCGCCGTACGCGGCGCAACAGGAGCTCGCCTCCTTCCACTCGATCTCCAAGGGCTACATGGGCGA GTGCGGCTTCCGCGGCGGCTACGTGGAGGTGGTGAATATGGACGCTGCGGTGAAGCAGCAGATGCAGAAGCTGCGGAGCGTGCGGCTGTGCCCACCCACCCCGGGCCAGGTCCTGCTCGACGTGGCTGTCAGCCCGCCGGCGCCCTCAGACCCCTCCTTCCCGCGGTTCCAGGCG GAGAGGAGGGCGGTGCTGGCCGAGCTGGCTGCCAAGGCCAAGCTCACGGAGCAGGTCTTCAACGAAGCTCCCGGCATCCGCTGCAATCCGGTGCAGGGCGCCATGTATTCGTTCCCGCGCGTGCAGCTGCCCCCGCGTGCGGTGCAGCGCGCTCAG GAGCTGGGCCTGGCTCCCGACATGTTCTTCTGCCTGCGCCTCCTAGAGGAGACTGGCATCTGCGTGGTGCCTGGGAGTGGCTTTGGACAACGGGAAGGCACCTACCACTTTCG GATGACTATTCTGCCCCCCATGGAGAAGCTACGGCCCCTGCTGGAGAAGCTGAGCCAGTTCCATGCGAAGTTCACCCGCGAGTACTCCTGA
- the PPP1R16A gene encoding protein phosphatase 1 regulatory subunit 16A isoform X1, with the protein MAEHLELLAEMPVVSRMSTQERLKHAQKRRAQQVKMWARAEKEAQGRRASSRPQKRVLFPPSVTLLEAAARNDLEEVRQFLESGVSPDLANEDGLTALHQSCIDDFREMVQQLLEAGARVNARDSECWTPLHAAATCGHLRLVELLIARGADLLAVNTDGNMPYDLCEDEQTLDCLETAMASRGITQDSIEQARALPELHMLEDIRNLLQAGANLDAPRDHGATLLHIAAANGFSEAAALLLEHQASLSAKDRDGWEPLHAAAYWGQVRLVELLVAHGADLNGKSLMDETPLDVCGDEEVRAKLLELKHKHDALLRAQGRQRSLLRRRTSSAGSRGKVVRRVSLIQRTSLYRREHAQEAIVWQQPPPASPEPSEEDEDRQTDAELQPPPLEEEDPEEARPHNGRVGGAPARHLYSKRLDRSVSYQLSPLESASPDALVRAKAHHTLADLKRQRAAAKLQRPPAEGPEAAEAGLPVDTETPQPESGCGASGDPPLLKLTAPSEEAPVEKRPCCLLM; encoded by the exons ATGGCCGAGCACCTGGAACTGCTGGCAGAGATGCCCGTGGTGAGCAGGATGAGCACACAGGAACGGCTCAAGCACGCCCAGAAGCGACGGGCCCAGCAGGTGAAGATGTGGGCCCGGGCTGAGAAGGAGGCGCAGGGCCGGAGGGCCAGCAGCCGGCCGCAGAAACGGGTGCTCTTCCCGCCCAGCGTCACCCTCCTTGAGGCGGCTGCCCGGAATGACCTGGAAGAAG TTCGCCAGTTCCTCGAGAGCGGGGTCAGCCCTGACCTGGCCAATGAGGATGGCCTGACAGCCCTGCATCAG AGCTGCATCGACGACTTCCGGGAGATGGTGCAGCAGCTCCTGGAAGCTGGGGCCCGGGTCAATGCCCGCGACAGCGAGTGCTGGACACCGTTGCACGCCGCGGCCACCTGTGGCCACCTGCGCCTGGTGGAGCTGCTCATTGCTCG TGGTGCTGACCTCCTGGCAGTCAACACGGATGGGAACATGCCCTACGACCTGTGTGAGGACGAGCAGACGCTGGACTGCCTGGAGACAGCCATGGCCAGCCGAG GCATCACCCAGGACAGCATCGAGCAGGCCCGGGCCCTGCCGGAGCTGCACATGCTGGAGGACATCCGGAACCTGCTGCAGGCGGGGGCCAACCTTGACGCCCCCCGGGACCATGGGGCCACGCTG CTGCACATCGCCGCGGCCAACGGGTTCAGCGAGGCGGCCGCCCTGCTGCTGGAGCACCAGGCCAGCCTGAGTGCCAAGGACCGCGATGGCTGGGAGCCGCTGCACGCGGCGGCCTACTGGGGCCAG GTGCGCCTGGTGGAGCTGCTCGTGGCACATGGGGCTGACCTGAACGGCAAGTCCTTGATGGATGAGACGCCTCTCG ACGTGTGCGGGGACGAGGAGGTGCGCGCCAAGCTGCTGGAGCTGAAGCACAAGCACGATGCCCTCCTGCGTGCCCAGGGCCGCCAGCGCTCCCTGCTGCGCCGCCGCACCTCCAGCGCCGGCAGCCGTGG GAAGGTGGTGAGGCGGGTGAGCCTGATCCAGCGCACCAGCCTGTACCGCAGGGAGCACGCCCAGGAGGCCATCGTGTGGCAGCAGCCCCCGCCTGCCAGCCCCGAGCCATCGGAAGAGGATGAGGACCGCCAGACCGACGCAGAGCTCCAGCCGCCACCCCTGGAG GAGGAGGACCCCGAAGAGGCCAGGCCGCACAACGGCCGAGTGGGGGGCGCCCCAGCACGGCACCTGTACTCCAAGCGGCTGGACCGGAGTGTCTCCTACCAGCTGAGCCCCCTGGAGAGCGCCTCCCCTGACGCCTTGGTGCGTGCCAAGGCCCACCACACCCTGGCAGATCTCAAGCGCCAGCGGGCCGCTGCCAAGCTGCAACGACCCCCAGCTGAGGGGCCCGAGGCTGCTGAGGCTGGCCTGCCTGTGGACACTGAGACCCCCCAGCCGGAGAGTGGCTGTGGGGCGAGTGGAGACCCGCCCCTGCTCAAACTCACAGCCCCCTCAGAGGAGGCCCCCGTGGAGAAGAGACCGTGCTGCCTGCTCATGTGA